The DNA segment GGCAGGTCGGCGTCCGGCCTGCCGAAATGGCCGTAGGAGGCGGTCTGCGCGTAGATGGGACGCAGCAGGTCCAGGTCGCGGATGATCGCGGCCGGGCGAAGGTCGAACACCTCGTCGATCGCCGCCTGGATCTTCTCGGGCGCCACCTTTTCCGTTCCGAAGGTCTCGACGAACAAACCGACCGGAGCCGCCTTGCCGATGGCGTAGGCGACCTGGATCTCCGCCCTGTCGGCCAGTCCGGCGGCGACGATGTTCTTGGCGACCCAGCGCATCGCGTAGGCGGCGGACCGGTCAACCTTGGAGGGGTCCTTGCCGGAGAACGCGCCACCACCGTGGCGAGCCATCCCGCCGTAGGTGTCCACGATGATCTTGCGACCGGTCAGCCCCGCGTCGCCCATCGGACCGCCCACCACGAACCGGCCCGTCGGGTTGATCAGGATCTTGGGCTCCTCGGCCTGCAAGCCGAGCGACTGGATCTCCGGCTTGATGACCTGCTCGGTCAAGTCGACGGCGAGCATCTTGTCGAGGTCGATGCCCTCGGCGTGCTGGCTGGAGATCACCACCGTGTCGAGCCGCACCGGCTGGTCGCCCGCGTACTCGATGGTCACCTGAGTCTTGCCGTCGGGACGCAGGTAGGGAATCGTTCCGTTCTTGCGGACCTCGGTGAGCCGCCTCGACAACCGGTGTGCCAGCGCGATCGGCAACGGCATCAACTCAGGAGTGTCCGAGCACGCATACCCGAACATCAACCCCTGATCACCAGCACCCTGCTTGTCCAAATCGTCGAGCGCGTTCTCCAACCGCGACTCATACGCCGTGTCCACACCCTGCGCGATATCCGGCGACTGCGACCCGATCGCCACATTCACCCCACACGACGTCCCGTCGAACCCCTTCGCCGACGAGTCGTACCCGATCTCCAGAACCTTCTCCCTCACCAGGTTCGGAACGTCGACGTAGGCATCCGTGGTCACCTCGCCGGCCACGTGCACCTGGCCGGTGGTGATCAACGACTCGACGGCGACCCTGCTACGCGGGTCCTTGGCGAGCATGGCATCCAGGATGGTGTCACTGATCGCGTCACACATCTTGTCCGGATGGCCTTCGGTGACGGACTCGCTGGTGAACAACCTTCGATTAGCAGTCACAAGTGTTTCCTTTGTCTGTCAGAGGCGAAAACACGCCAGGTTTCGTATCCGACGCGTTCGCCGCGCGTCGGCAAAGCACCCTCAGGCTCAGGAACGGATGTGGAAAATACCCCACGCGAGATTGCCGGCAAGCCCACCGTCGACCCAGTTTTTCAGCCCCACCTTCATGCGTGTCAGATATTCGGTACTAACGCTGCCGGAGATGTCGTCGTTACGTCGCTCCGTTTCCGCCAGCACCCTGCCGTAATGCGTGGCCAACTGCGGGGTGTGGTCCTCGAAGTCGATGGACGACATCCCGAGCCGGTTGAACTCGCGCCGGTAGAATCCCGGAGATCCCATCGTTTCTAGGTGAAGCCGGTCGAGGATTGGCTTCAGCAGCGTCTTGTCACAGTCGTCGGCCGCCATAGGGTCGGTGAAGAGGAAGTCGCCCTTCGGCTTCAGCACCCTCGCGACCTCACGCAGCACCTGACCACGGTCTCCGCTGTGCAGCATGGCGTCCTGCGACCACACGACGTCGAATTCGTTGTCGTCGAAGGGCAGATCCTCGAAGGAGCCGTCGACGACGTCGATCAGCTCCGCCAGCCCAAGTTCCGCGTTGAACTGCCGGTTGCGCTCGTTCTCCACCTCGCTGAGGTTGAGACAAGTCACCTTGCAGCCGAACGTCTTCGCGAGATACCGCGCCGCACCGCCGTATCCCGAGCCGATGTCGAGCACGTGGCTGCCTGAGGTCAGCGTCAGTTTGCCCGCCATGCGTTCGACCGTGCGCCTGCTCGCAACCGCGATCTCCTCGTTCTCGCTCTCGTACAGTCCGACGTGGATGTCCTCGCCACCCCAGATGGAGTAGTAGAAATTGTCGGCGTCGCCGGAATTGTAGTAGTCGCGGGCAACGTTCACCGCCGCCGAATAGGTCGCCGAGTCGTCGGCTGGCTTGATGTAGCTCTTCTCCGCGACGTGGATGAGGAAGTCGGGGTCGTCGGCGCCGAAGGTCTCCTGGAAGTCACCGAACGTCTCGACCCGCTGGAAGCCGACCTCGCGCAGCAGCCTGCGCACATAGTCTTTCCGCAGCGGGAACATGTTGAGGTGGTACTGCGACTTGTCGGGGAACTGGTACCGGAAGCGCGCGAGTCCCTCGTCGACGTACTCCGGCTCGGCGGTGACCTCCTCGCCGCAGTAGTAGTAGGTGTGCTTGCTGGAAAAGCCGTTGTCCAGTATCGCGTCGTAGTTGCGCTGGTCGAGGATCAGGACGCCGTCGTGTTTGAGCACCGCGTAGAACTCGGCGAGCGCTTTGCGCCGGTCGCGTTCGGAGAAAAGGTGGGTGAACGAGTTTCCGAGGCACACGACCGCATCGAACTCGCCGTGTACGTCCCTGTTGAGCCATCGCCAGTCCGCGTGCACCACCTGGAGGATGTGTCCGCCGTAGTTGAGGCCGTTCTCGAACGCCTTGGCGAGCATTTCCGCGCTGCCGTCCACGCTGACCGTGTCGAAGCCGTCCTCTACGAGGCGAACAGAGTGGAAACCCGTTCCGGTCGCGACGTCCAGTACCGACTTCACCCCACGCGACTTCAGCAGATCGACGAAGAACTTGCCCTCGCTCTCGTAGCGCTTCTTCCAGTCGATCAGTTCGTCCCACTTCTCGACGAACCCGGTGACGTACTCGTCGGTGTAGTGGTCGGAATCGCGCACTTCCAGTGGATCCGCACCGAATTCCTGTTCTGGATGCGCCTGCGCCCGGCTTATGTCCGCTGCGGCGGCCACCGGTACGTCGGCCTCGCTCGCGACTGAGTCCTTCATTGCGTTTCCCTCCACGTTCGGCCGGATTCGGAGTGCTATTCGTTCTCCTCGCGCGGCGCAGTCACAACACTTTTTCGTTTCCTCTCACTCGCGGGCCGGCATGCGGGAGCACAGCGCACGTTCCAATTCGCCGGAAAAAGGCGCGCGAAAATCCAGGCCGACGACCGGCGGCCGACTGACTCGCGGCCGACGTAAAATTGCAGCCCGCAACGCTCCTGAAGTGCAGCCGAGTTCGCAAGCCCTGTAGCGAACGCGGTGCCTCACCCCGACTCGGCGAGATTGCGGCTCATCCGCGCTGATCTCCGCAAAACCGCCTCGACTCAATCTATTGAGTGGGATGTCAGGCTTCAATGGGTCAATTGCGTGAATAAGGATTTCACCCCGTGTATAGCGCGCATGCTCACGATCCGCACTGGCGGGCGCAACGCGCACACGCGCCCGGGGGCCACCCGGGACAGGCATACCGTGTGGTCGAAGCGCTGCCACGACAACTTCTCACCAAGCCCTTGACAGCACAACCAAGAGCAATGTGTCACAAACAACAGCTTCACTCGTTCAGTCCAGTCGATGCTACTGAAGGTTGCCCTGGGTTGCTATTCAGCCGATGCTTTAGTCCGCGAGTTTGACACGGACCCGCCCAGACGAGTTCGTAGCGTATCCAGCAACGTGTTGCGTATCGAACAACAACTCACCTGCCAGAAGCCATGGGTGAGCGGACGGCCACCGTGGGCGACGAACGTGGAGGTTGATCACGGGGCCCTCGACCGCGGTGCTCGGGCTCCCCCTGACCCTGCCGTCCCCTGCCGGCCATCCCGGCACACGTGATAGCCAACGGGCGTTACGTCCTCGCCAATTCCCGCACGGCGCGCCGGATACGGTCTCTCGTCGGAAGCACCGCGTTTTCGAGTGAACGCGCGTAGGGAATAGGAACGTCAGGAACACATACCCGTACCGGCGGTGCTTTCAGCAATGCGGGATTTCGTTCCACCACTCTTGCGATTACTTCGGCTGATACTCCGTACGAGAGATAATCCTCGTCGACGACCAGCAATTTGCCGGTTCGTTCCACCGAATTGACAATGGTCTCGACATCCAGCGGAACGAGACTTCGCAAATCGATGACCTCGCATTCGACGCCGTCGGCGGAAACCGAATCGGCGACGTCGAGCGCGTGATGCACCGACAGGGCGAGGGTCACGATGGTGAGATCGGTGCCCGGTCTCACCGTCGCGGCCGCGCCGATGGGCGTGAGGAGGGCTTCCTCCGCGACATAGCCCTTCGCCCTGTGGTTCTCCGGCAGCCACGGCAGTCCCAGTACGCCTTTGTGGAAGAGGAACACGACCGGGTTCTCGTCCCGAATCGCCGACACCATCAGCCCTTTGGCATCGGCGGCCGTACTCGGCACGACGACCTTCATCCCGGGAAGATGAGCGAAGGTACCCCACAGGCACTGCGAATGGGCCGCACCATCGGAGTAGCCACCACCGACCGCTGCCGTCAGCACCATCGGGACCGTCACCGCGCCACCCGAGGAAAACCTCGCCTTGGCCATGGCGTTGTAGACCTGCCCGAGACACAAGCCGATGTCGTCGACGAAAGTCAGTTCCGCGATGGGGCGCAGGCCGGCCAGCGCCGCACCGACCGCGGCGCCGACGAACGCGGTCTCCGAGACC comes from the Prauserella marina genome and includes:
- a CDS encoding methyltransferase domain-containing protein; the protein is MKDSVASEADVPVAAAADISRAQAHPEQEFGADPLEVRDSDHYTDEYVTGFVEKWDELIDWKKRYESEGKFFVDLLKSRGVKSVLDVATGTGFHSVRLVEDGFDTVSVDGSAEMLAKAFENGLNYGGHILQVVHADWRWLNRDVHGEFDAVVCLGNSFTHLFSERDRRKALAEFYAVLKHDGVLILDQRNYDAILDNGFSSKHTYYYCGEEVTAEPEYVDEGLARFRYQFPDKSQYHLNMFPLRKDYVRRLLREVGFQRVETFGDFQETFGADDPDFLIHVAEKSYIKPADDSATYSAAVNVARDYYNSGDADNFYYSIWGGEDIHVGLYESENEEIAVASRRTVERMAGKLTLTSGSHVLDIGSGYGGAARYLAKTFGCKVTCLNLSEVENERNRQFNAELGLAELIDVVDGSFEDLPFDDNEFDVVWSQDAMLHSGDRGQVLREVARVLKPKGDFLFTDPMAADDCDKTLLKPILDRLHLETMGSPGFYRREFNRLGMSSIDFEDHTPQLATHYGRVLAETERRNDDISGSVSTEYLTRMKVGLKNWVDGGLAGNLAWGIFHIRS
- a CDS encoding alpha-ketoacid dehydrogenase subunit beta, yielding MSSTKGAIIIPDSGSVSAGRLLTTGEAITEAIAQEMLRDPGVFVLGENVGVHGGAFAVTAGLLDRFGPARVMDTPVSETAFVGAAVGAALAGLRPIAELTFVDDIGLCLGQVYNAMAKARFSSGGAVTVPMVLTAAVGGGYSDGAAHSQCLWGTFAHLPGMKVVVPSTAADAKGLMVSAIRDENPVVFLFHKGVLGLPWLPENHRAKGYVAEEALLTPIGAAATVRPGTDLTIVTLALSVHHALDVADSVSADGVECEVIDLRSLVPLDVETIVNSVERTGKLLVVDEDYLSYGVSAEVIARVVERNPALLKAPPVRVCVPDVPIPYARSLENAVLPTRDRIRRAVRELART
- the metK gene encoding methionine adenosyltransferase, which gives rise to MTANRRLFTSESVTEGHPDKMCDAISDTILDAMLAKDPRSRVAVESLITTGQVHVAGEVTTDAYVDVPNLVREKVLEIGYDSSAKGFDGTSCGVNVAIGSQSPDIAQGVDTAYESRLENALDDLDKQGAGDQGLMFGYACSDTPELMPLPIALAHRLSRRLTEVRKNGTIPYLRPDGKTQVTIEYAGDQPVRLDTVVISSQHAEGIDLDKMLAVDLTEQVIKPEIQSLGLQAEEPKILINPTGRFVVGGPMGDAGLTGRKIIVDTYGGMARHGGGAFSGKDPSKVDRSAAYAMRWVAKNIVAAGLADRAEIQVAYAIGKAAPVGLFVETFGTEKVAPEKIQAAIDEVFDLRPAAIIRDLDLLRPIYAQTASYGHFGRPDADLPWERTERAPALKDAAKA